From the genome of Sphingobacterium sp. UGAL515B_05:
TGTTTCGCTACTGATCGTGGCTTTGGGACTTACTGGATTAATATCGCTTTCCATCCATCTTCGCAATAAAGAAGTAGGCATTCGTAAAGTACTTGGAGCTTCACTAGCACATTTGATGTTACTCTTTTCAAAAGAGTACTACGGAATCTTCCTATTTGCTGCATTTACGACAGTTCCACTGAGTTATCTATTGATGCAATACTGGCTGCAAAATTACATTATCCGAGTAGAAATCAATGCATTTACCTACTTGTTACCGTTGGGGACTTTGATCGGTTTGCTGAGTTTATTGGTGGGCATTATTGTATTTCGATCAACCCGGTTTAATCCAGTTGAAAAATTAAGAGATGAATAATCTAAGAAACTAATCCACATAAACAGTATGATAAAGAATCACCTTAAAACCGCTTGGCGAACATTGATGCACAATCGGATCTATTCGCTATCAAATCTCATCGGCTTAACCATCGCGTTACTGGTATTTATGTTAATTAGTTCACTTGTCATTGATGAGCTTTCCTACGACAGACAATGGGGGAACTCCAATGAGCTTTACCGGATGAGGGTGGTACCCAAAGAAACACAGGAAGGTGTCAAAACCAATATTTCAGGAGCTCCTGAAGGTCTCTCAAAGGTCTTGAAAACTAATTTTCCCGAAATTTTAGGTTATACCACGATCAACAGTAGTTCACAGAAATTAACAATCGAAGGGCTGTCAAAACAACTAGCTGAAATCAGTACCTTAGAAATTGACAGTGGTTTTTTCAATCTTTTTGATACAAAAATAATTGCAGGCAATCCAAAACAAATTATTGCAGGTGCAAAAAACATTACATTGACAGCCTCTGCTGTACAAAAATACTTCAGCGGAAAAGATGTACTTGGCAGCACATTCTACAATAAACCGCAAGAAGGGGAACCAGAGGCTTATTATGTCAATGCTATTATTGAGGATATTCCTCATAATTCATCCTTTCAGGCAGAAGCGCTCGTGCTGATGCCTAAGATAATTGAATTTAATCCGACAAAGGCCGGCTCATTGCAAACACAAATTCTATTGCTCAAAAACACAACTGATATTAACCACTTTTCTACCAAAATAAACAAATGGTACAAAGGACAAAAACTGAATGACTGGGCGAAAAGTTTTAATCTTTTTATTGAACCCATCAAAGATATACACCTACAAAGTATTACAGGATGGGAGAATCCCATGCAAGATATTTACCTACTGGTGGGAATAGCGACACTTATTCTTATATTGGTCAGTATTAATTACATTAACCTAAGCTTTGCGCATGCCTTAAAACGCACACAACAGATAGGTATCCGTAAGGTATTGGGAGCAAGCCGAAAAAATCTAATCTTACAAATGGGCATAGAGAGTACAATACTCTTTGCCAGCTCTTTTCTGATCGCATTTTTTGGTTATATTCTTGTCAGTCCTGCATTTGAAAACTATTTAGAGCATCCATTGACAATGAGCTACCAGCATTCTTTATTCATGTGTGCTGGACTACTAACCACCTGGATAATTCTAGGCTGGCTGTGCAGTTTACCGACTGCGTTGTCTCTATCGAAAACACAGCCATCGCTTGAACTTCGGAAGCAACTTTCTTTCTTCAGACTTCCCTTAAATATGGCATTTACCAAAATACTGGTTGTCTTCCAATTTGCTATCTCCATCGTCGTAGCGATCTGCATGATGTCAATGCGGGCACAACTGCATTATTTGTATAGCAAAGATATTGGCTACGAACCTAAAAATCTTTTAGCCATCAACTATACCTCTTGGGAAGGAAAGGATCAGGCTTTCAAACAGGAGCTATTAAAAAATTCATACATCGCATCGGTTAGCCTCACAAGCTGGACTCCCTTTAGCGGGAGTGCAGATTTTAAAATAGTAAAAGACCCTCAGGATCCGAACAAAGAACTGCCTATTGTATTTGTTTATGCGGATTACGATTACATCAAAACAATGGGTATAAAACTCATTAACGGACGTCCTTTGAGTGCGGACTATGCACTGGACAGATCATATTTTGATTCGGTACACAATGGGCAACCAGTATTTACAAACATGCTCGTTTCCGAAGGAACAGCCCAACGGCTCCCTTTTAAACTCAATAAAAGTTTAGAGCTCCTAAAAAATACACCAGTGGGTGTATTTAAAGAATTTAACGGAGCAAGTTTAAAGTTTCCGATCGGTCCTTTTGCAATTAAGGCAGAAACTGAATGGGAAGGTGGATGTATGCTCATTCGGGTAGAGGAAGGCAAGAAAAAGGAAGCTTTAGCATTGGTGAACAGGACATGGAACAAATTTTTTCCAAACCGGATAGCGCAGATCAACTGGCAGGAAGATCAAGTACAGAATCAATATAACAAAGAAAAAAAACAATACCAGCAATTAGCACTTTTTACCGGTTCCAGTATGCTGATTGCCATCCTAGGGATCGTAGCTATTGCTATTTATACACTAGAACGAAGAGTAAAAGAAATTGGTATCCGTAAAGTACTAGGGGCTTCCGTAAATACGATCACATATATGATTTCCAAATCCTTTATCTTACTCCTGCTGATAGCGATTCTAATAGCTTTCCCTATAGCATGGTGGTTTACGCATAAATGGCTAGAAAATTTCTTCTATCATATAGATATACCGATCGTTCTATTTATTTTAACAGGATTGTTTATTGGTTTGACAACTTTAGCGATTATCGCCGCCCGCATATTCCAGACAGCCCGTATTAACCCTGTCAATAGTTTACGGGATGAATAAGAAAAAATAAGCCGTAGGTTATCTAAGCTAAAAAGTGTATTTATTATTAACCTATTGGAATGGAAGTTTATAATTGGTGTACCTACGGCTTAGGATCTTTGAAGCAATTTTTAGCTGTTCGTGTTGGACAGCTAAAAATTGCTTATTTCTTTTCTGTCGAATCCTTGGGAGCAGCTAAAATATAACTGAATCCGTATTTAGATACTTTCCGAATAATTTTGCGTTCATCAGACCTATTGAGCAAATCTTCAAGTACCTTCATCAAGTTTTTAGGATGTATATACCTTTCTAGTTTAGCACAGCATAAGTTGTGTATTTCATCAGGTCTCTTTTCCACATTAAAATATCCGATATCAATATTCTCATCCAGGAGAGTACTTATCTTTTTTACTTCTTCTATTGTCGAAATTTCATACGGGTCGAGATCATGTCGAATATCGATTAGCTTAAATTCGATTACTTTTTGATCTTGCTCTACATCAACTTTATACAGTTCATAAATAACGCGGTCACCCAATTTAGTTACATGCAATTCATATGTATACTTCTGTGACGACAAATCAATTCCGTAAGGCATCAATTCATTCATACTCTTTATTTCTAGTACAAGCTGCATGACAACCAAATCATGAACAAAAGTTCTTTTCCTTTTGAATGTCTCAACTTTATTTATAAAATCGAATGACTTTCCCATTAAAAAAGAAACTTCTTCGGGTGACAGGTGCCGCGAAATACGTTGTAGCAGCATACGATAATATATTTGCATGTCTAACTCTCCGCATCTCCTCCTATATACTTTTGTTTTTTGAATTTTCGCTGTTTTCATCATTGACACATTTAAATGATATAGATTTTCAATACAAAAGAATAGAAAATATTTTAGAAATAAAAACATTTGTATAAATAAAAATAACATTTTGTATATTTATCTATACAAAACAAGAGCATACTAAATCATAACTATGACAAAACTAGGTGAATTTTTAGAGAAGAAATCCGTTAATAAATCGCGAATTGCGCGCAAAACAGGTTTAAGTAAGGCAAGAATCAATGAGTTAACGATGACCGAAACGGCTAAATTGCGTTTGGATGAAATGTACCTGATCGCATTGGCTATTGATACAGATCCAGCTAAAATGATGTTCGAGTTATGTGATCATCTCCAGCTGAAAGAGATTGAAGACTAAGCAATTCGCTATTTATCGCCAGCACCTAGCTCGTCTGTGCGATACTGAACGCCAGACTGTTCGATATCGTACAGACTAGCTTTTTAAATTAAAGACAACAAACTAATTATCAACAAATTAACAAAATGGCAACGCAATTGATTTCAGCTTAAACGTCTGTTTTGATTATAACTACCAGTCATTCAGGCGTTAAAAATCTCTGCTATGATAGGAAATAATCTCAAAATAGCTTGGCGGAATATGGCAAAAAACAAGCTATATTCATTCATCAAGATTGGAGGCTTTGCCTTTAGTATTGCGATCTGTATTCTTATTGTTTTATATCTAAAACATGAGACGAGCTACAATAAGTTTTATCCAGCTATGGATAGAATTTACCGTCTGGTCGTTCAGTTACCAATTGAGAATAAGATCGAGCGCTGGGTTTCACTTTCTGCACCCGTAGCGCCAACCCTAAAAGCAGAAATACCCTCCATTGAGCAAACAGGGCGCATCCTACCTAATCCGTTATTCGGTGCGGGCAGCAACCAATTGTCATTAAATAACAGCCCGGATAGCCATTACGATGATGGATTTGTCTATATCGACCAGTCCATTCTCGACATGTTTCCTATGCCAATGGTTTCGGGCCAGCTGTCCCATGCACTCGATAAGCCCAACACATTGGTTATCACCAAAAGCAAAGCCGAAAAATATTTTAAAAATGATCCAATTGGACAAACGATCTATCTCAACAACAATAAATCGAAGGCCTATACCATCACTGGGGTCATTGAAGATATGCCCAACAATTCGACCCTTGCCGGTTATAGTTTTTTTATGTCGCTCGCTGGAGAACCTTTTTATCAAGGCGAACAGACTGCTTGGCTCAATAACAATTACACCGTTTATGTCAAATTAAAACCCAACGTAAATGTTGCACTGGCAGAAAAAGAAATTTCAAAGAATTACTTAGAGATACATTATCTCCCTGAATACTTAAAATCAGGACGCAAACTTAATCCGCTTTTCAAGCAGGCAAAAATAACTTTACAGAATGCACTCGACATGCATTTAAAATCTGCGGATATAAGCGACGATAAAGTTAGTACATTGAACAGAGGCGATATTCGCATGGTTTGGACCTTCGCAACAATAGCGCTATTTATTTTGTTCATTGCCTGTATTAACTTCATCAACTTATCGACAGCAAATGCAGCAACGAGAGCAAAAGAAATTGGTATCCGTAAGACTATTGGCTCCCCCAGGAAGCTGCTTGTTGTGCAATTCCTTGTTGAAGCAATTTGCTATAGTGTATTGTCACTGATTATTGGGCTCTTTCTAAGCTGGCTACTACTACCCGTATTCAACCAACTAGCCAACAAATCCTTGACCATTCCTTGGGTAGCAGCGTACTTCTTTCCTTCTCTTTTGGTGGCCATATTGGTGATCGGTGGTCTTGCCGGAATCTACCCAGCACTGTACTTATCCAAATTTAAACCAATCACCGCACTCAAAAACAATGTCATTGGCGCTAAATCTTCACTATTTAGAAATAGTTTGGTTGTCTTTCAATTTGCCACCTCAATTATCCTTATTGTTGGAGCACTGGTAACCAATAAACAGATAAACTACATATTGGACAAAGATCTGGGATTTGACAAGGAACAAGTCGTTGTGCTTCGCGGCATTGGAACATTATCGAAACAGCTTCCAAGTTTAAAAAATGAACTAAAGAGCCTCCCCAATGTTGCTTCAGTTTCCATGGGTGATTTTCTTCCAGTCCCCATCGATGGCGCTAAACGAAATGGCAATCCGTTCTGGGTCGATGGCAGAAAAGATCTTGATATGGCTACACAGGGCCAATTTTGGGAAATCGATCAGGATTATCTGAGCACATTCGGTCTTCATTTAAATAAAGGACGAAATTTTGATCCCACCAGAGCCACCGATAGCAGCTCGGCTATTATCAATCAGAAATTAGCCGACGAGCTTCACTTAAAGAATCCCATTGGTGCAAAAATCACCAATGGCAATACATGGACGGTCATTGGCGTAGTCGATGATTTTATTTTTGAGTCATTAAAGGAGAAGGGGTATGCAGGACTTTGTATGACATTACAAGGCAATCCTTCCCTCCTCTCTATTAAGGTAAAACCGCAACATCTCAAAGAGACGCTCGCTGATATCACAGGAGTATGGGACAAATTTGCCCCAAATCAACAGATTAACTACAGCTTTTTGGACGAAGGTTTTGAGGCCCTTTATCAAGACGTGGAACGGACCAAGAATATATTCACTTGTTTCGCTCTTGTTGCCATTTTTGTTGCTGCGCTCGGGCTTTTCGGTCTAGCAACTTATGTGACTCAACAACGGACCAAAGAAATTGGTGTACGTAAGGTACTTGGAGCCAATGCGATTGGATTACTCCGATTATTGTCTGGAGATTTTATAAAATTGGTGTTTGTAGCCTTGGTCATTGCCACTCCTGTTGCGTGGTGGGCAATGAACCAATGGCTTACAGATTTTAACTATCGGATCGAAATAAATTGGCTATACTTCATTCTTGCAGGAATGAGTGCCATTTTAATTGCTTTAGGCACAATCAGCTATCAGACCTGGAAAGCCATTCGCGCCAATCCTGTGGATAGCCTGCGCGATGAATAAATACAAAACCGTAAAAGACTTTTATTATGATAGGAAATAATTTAAAGATCGCTTGGCGAAATATGGTCAACAACAAACTGTACTCGATCATCAAGATCGGCGGGTTCGCTTTCAGCATTGCGATTTGCATTCTTATTATGCTGTACATTCGACATGAAACCAGTTATGATAAAATGTATCCCAACATGGAGCGTGTTTTCCGTCTTATCGTTTCGGAGCCCGATGGTGATAAAGTGAGGCAAACCTTTGCCTTTCCTGCTCCAGCAGCTAAAACCTTACAAGAGGAAATCCCAAGTGTTGAGTTAGCCGGTCGCATTTTACCCAATACCTTATTTGGTGCCGGAAGCAATCTGTTTACTGTAAATGGCCGTGCGGAGAACTATCTTGATAAAGGTTTTGTATATGTTGATCAGTCCATTTTGAAAATTTTTCCGCTTCCGGTCGTACAAGGACAGTTATCACATGCGCTGGACAAACCCAATGCGATAGTCATTACCAAAAGTAGGGCCCAGAAATATTTCAAAGGAAATGCGGTAGGACAAACGATCTATCTGAACAATAATAAAAATGTTTTATACAACATAACGGCTGTGATCGATGATGTCCCGAGCAATTCCAGTCTCTATGGCTATAATTATTTTATTTCCCTTGCAGGCGAACCATTTTATCCGGGTGAACAAAACAATTGGGGCGCGACAAATTACATTACCTATGTAAAACTAAAGGAAAATACAGATATTGCAAACGCACAACGTAGCATTTCAAAAAACTATATTCAGGACCATTATATTTTGCTCAACAAAAAAAATGGAAAGAAAATATCCCCCGAAATGATGCAATCAACCGTATTGCTTCAAAACGCCCTTGATATGCACCTGCACTCGAAGAATATTTCGGAGTATGGAATGGCGACACAATATCAAGGTGACATTAAGATGGTCTGGATATTTGCGGGCATTGCATTTTTTATATTATTGATTGCTTGTATAAACTTCATCAACTTATCAACGGCAAATGCAGCAACGCGAGCCAAAGAAATCGGGATTCGAAAAACCATTGGATCAAATCGACGGACACTGATTATCCAATTTATGACCGAAGCGATATGTTACAGTCTTATTTCACTCCTGATAGGGTTATTATTAGCCTTCCTGTTATTACCGCTATTTAACAATCTAGCCAACAAAGCGCTGTTTATACCCTGGACAGTGTGGTACTTTGTCCCCTCGCTGATCTTAAGTATGTTGTTTATTGGCATTCTTGCCGGTTTATACCCAGCGCTCTATTTATCAGGATTTCAACCTATAAACGCATTAAAAAGCAAATCGGTCACCAATCCTAAATCGTCGTTGTTACGCAATGGACTGGTTATTTTCCAGTTCGCAACATCTATAATACTGATGATCAGTGCCCTTATTGCGAATCAGCAAATCAGTTTTATGCTCAATAAAGATATTGGCTTCGATAAGGATCAGGTAATCGTACTCCGCGGTATAACGGGTATTGCTTCCCAGGCAAAAGAATTAAAAAATGAACTGAAAGCCATTCCGACAGTGCGAGATGTCTCCGTAGGCGACTACATACCTGTTCAATTGGATGGCGTAAAAAGAAATGGAAATCTTTTTTGGTCCAAAGGAAAAGAAGATCTTGAATTGGGAGAAGCTGGACAATTCTGGAATATAGACGAAAGTTACCTCACTACATTTGGACTGAAACTTATAGCCGGCCGAAACTTCGATCCGCATATCGCATCGGATAGTACTGGTGCTATTGTTAACAAAAGAATGATTGCAGATTTGGGCATTAAAGGAAATCCCATTGGTGTAAAAATTACCAATGGCATGACATGGACGATTATCGGTGTCGTCGACGATTTTATCTTTGAATCGATGAAAGATGAGGGCTACTATCCCGTCTGCATGACCCTAGCTAATAGCCCTTCCATGCTTTCCATTAAAACCAAATCAACGGACATGTCCGAAACACTAACGAACATTACTGCCGTTTGGAACAAGTTTTCACCAAATCAAAAAATCGATTACAATTTCCTCGATGCCGGCTTCGCCGATCTCTATCAAGATGTCCAACGGACAAAAAATATCTTCAGCTGCTTCGCTTTCGTAGCCATTTTTGTTGCTGCTCTTGGACTTTTCGGGCTGGCAACCTATGTGACCCAGCAACGAACCAAGGAAATCGGTGTCCGCAAGGTTCTCGGCGCAAGTTCCATCCGATTACTCCGACTGCTTTCCGGAGATTTTATAAAATTGGTGTTTGTAGCCTTGATCATTGCCACACCTGTTGCATGGTGGGCAATGAATCAATGGCTGACAGATTTCAACTATCGCATAGAAATCAATTGGTTCTACTTTATTCTAGCGGGTTTCAGTGCAATCCTGGTTGCATTTGGAACCATTAGTTATCAAACCTGGAAAGTCGTCCGTGCCAATCCGGTCGAAAGTTTAAGGGATGAATAAAGTCAGTAAATCTTAAAATTTGGTGTTTGTTGTCTTGGTAATTGCCTTTCCTGTTGCGTTGTGGGCAATGAACCAAGGGCTTAGGAGATGGATGTTCGATTCTGGACGTAAACTGTTCGAAATCGGACATCCAAAAACAAAAAAAACAACATAAAATACTTATAACAAAACAATTACAACAATGGCAAGAGGATTGTAATTTTAATTGAGTGAATTGGTTCGCATTAGTTTAAACATAATACCCTCCAAAAAATGGCAAAAAATGATTTCAAACTAGCTTGGCGCAAACTTTTAAAAAATAAAGGTTTTACTTTCTTAAATATTGTTGGTCTGACCCTGGGTTTTACGGGTTTTATCCTTTCCTATCAATACATTAATCGCGAAACGAGTTACGATAAATGGAACCCACATTTTAAGGATATCTACCAAATTGGCCTTGAATCGGAAGGTGCATTTACGGACGAAACTTCACCTTCACTGGCTCCATTGCTAAAACAGAGTTTACCTGATATTGTATATGCAGGAAGAAAAATAGTCTATAACTACGGTAGTTACCCCCTTTTTGGAGAGAAGACGGTGCTTATTAAAAATGCAGCACTGATTGACTCCTCAGCAGCACGAATCTTTCAAATCGAAAATGCGACCGGACCGCTCTACAAAAACAAGGACCAAAAGGATGCGACCATGGTCAAAAGCCATATTGCCGAACAACTATTCAAAAAAGAAGACTTAAATTTTGACAGTCCCCATTCGATTCCAGCTCTAAGTCTACAAATTGGAATGAAGGAAACAATCTACGGTACCATCAAAAAGCAAGGTCTGTCCATGATTGATTACGATCTCCTTTTTATCCGTGAACCGCAGGATCTCTTCGCCGATAATAATCCCTTTTTGTATCAAACTTATATTCAGGTTCGCCCCGGTACGGATATCACAAAGTTGACCAATCGCATCAATACGCTTTACCAGAAAGAAATTGCACCAAAAGATAAAATACGTTCTTCTAGTTATGCCAAGGGAAAAATCTATTTGGATCCATTAGCCAATCTTCATCTAAGGCCAAAAACAGGTAGTAACACAGCTTATATCATTACGTGGATTATTGGTATTCTCTCCGTTTTGATCCTCTTACTTGCCGCTGCCAATTTTGCCAATATGATTATGGCACAGGCGGATCAACGCATTAAGGAACTCGCGCTTAAAAAAATATTGGGAAGCTCACGCTGGGCTATCGTTAGGCAATTGGTACTGGAAGTATTTATTCTGACTTTCAGTGCTGCAATCTTAAGTTTCGTCACTTTGGCTCTCACAGGAAATATTCTACAAAAATGGTTCAACGATGATCTTAAGGGGTATATTTTGAGCTCGGAGACAATCGCCCAACTTGCTATTGCCGTACTATTGACAACAATTCTATCGGCAATATACCCAGCTATCGTACTCTCTGGCTTCAAATCCGTTAATCTCCTTAAAGGCGGACTAACATCAGTACTCAAAAAAGGAACCTTCCGCAATGCCTTATTAACCTTTCAAATCAGCATGGCGATTTTGTTTATCTCGGGTATGTTAATCATCCGGGGCCAACTTCAGTACATGCAGCAGGCGGATAAAGGGTTTGAGCCAGCGCAGGTTATCAATTTCAAGGGAGTAGGTATGTATTACAATAAAAACAACTACGAACAATTAAAGAGGCGATTAGAAAATGATCCGAGTATTGCATCTACCGCATCGGCGACCAATATTCCGGGAGAAGGTGAGCAACCTCCCAAAATGGATTTTTCCTATGCCCAAAAAAACATTTCATTTGCACATGTCGGCATTGATCCTGGATACTTCAAGACGTTAAACATCTCCAGTACACAGGGGAATACCAATATTTCATTGGACCAATTGCTTCGCGATTCCTTAGCCCACTATGCTATTATAAACGAATCTGCAGCCAAAAATTTAGTACTTTCAAACCCTATGGGTGCAAAAATTAAGGGCTGTGATGTAGACTTTGAAATTGTCGGTTTGGTCAAAGACAGTAAAGCTTATGGCTTTGAGAATGTAGTTCAACCGACCATCTATTCATTTAAAAATGAATGTGGCACTATGCGTTTTCAGACGACACTTATGGTCAAAACAAAACAAGGAATGGTCGATCAGGCAATTCAAACAGTCAAAGCAGAGTGGGCGAAAAACCCAACCGCAAAAGACCTCCCCCTTGATTATTCCTTTATGGATGAGCAATATGCTTTACAGCACAAAAAACAGCAAGAATTGCAGACGGCTTTTAATAGTTTCACTAGCCTCTCTGTGATCATCGCGGCCTTAGGGCTGTTCAGTATGGCGGCATATCAGGCGGCATTACGAAAAAAGGAAATGAGCATCAGAAAAGTACTGGGAGCATCGGTACAATTGCTCTTTGTTCAACTGAACAAGCCATTTTTCAAACTCTTTTTGATCGGTATTTGCATAGCCCTTCCACTAGCCTATATGCTCATGAATAAATGGCTTTCTAATTTCGCCTATCACATTCAGCTTTCCTGGTGGTCGTTTTTGATTCCAATATTTTGCATATTTATCCTCATATTGGTTTCCATCAGTTTCCAATCTCTCAAAGTCGCAAAAACCAATCCAATAGATAGTCTGCGCGATGAATAAAAGATAATATGAGCAGTGATGGCCTTAACCCAGAGTCGAACAATAATTATGGTTACCGGTAAAAATATAAATACGAATATCTAAGATCTCAATACTAAAAAATGATACAATTAAAAAATTTATTCAAGTGGTATAATGTAGGTGGTACACGCTCATTCGTCCTTAAAGATGTAAGTCTCGATATCGCTGAAGGCGATTTTATATCCATCATGGGTCCATCAGGGTCTGGAAAATCGACCCTGTTGAATATTATCGGCATGCTTGATGAACCTGACGAGGGTGAGTACTTTTTTATGGGCGAGAATGTATTGGAAATGAAAGCAAAAAAAAGAATGCAGCTTTACCAATCCCATATTGGCTATGTGTTTCAAGCTTATCATCTCCTGGATGAATTGACTGTATACGAAAATATCGAAACACCCTTGATCTATAAAGACATTTCGAGCAAAGAAAGAAAAGCCATTGTGGCCGATATGCTCGATCGCTTTGGCATTGTCGGGAAGAAGGACCTCTTCCCAGCCCAGCTATCTGGTGGTCAACAACAAATCGTAGGTATAGCGCGTGCATTAGCGGGATCCCCCAAGCTATTGCTGGCTGATGAGCCTACGGGTAATTTAAACTCCAAACAGGGGGAAGAAATCATGGATCTATTCAAACAGCTGAACGATGATGGTGTTACAATTATACAAGTAACCCATTCTGAAAAGAATGCTGAATACGGTAAAAGAATTGTCAACATGCTGGATGGTCAGCTCAAATAATTGTATACCAATTTAACCTGAATAATCCCTACCCGGTAAGTAAATTACTGTAGGGATTTTTTTATATCATTTGTCGAATCAATTTTTTAACTTCGTTAGGATGAATGAGAGAGAGTTGAAATCGCTAATATCACTGTTGGATGATACCGACCAACAGATTATTCAGGAAGTGGAACATCAGTTAAAAAGCCAAGGTCCTGAGATTGTACCCTATTTGGAAAAATATTGGGAATCAAGCTTCGATCCCAACGTCCAAGGGCGATTAGAGAATATCATTCACGAAATTCAATTTGATCAGACCAAAAACGAGTTACAGATCTGGAATCTGAGTAACTCATTCAATCTGCTGGAAGGATTAATCATCCTCAATAATTATCAATATCCTTCTTATGAAGACCACAAGATTGTTTTGGCGATAGAAGACCTCAAGACTGAGGTGTGGCGCGGTTTGCATTACGACATGAGCCCGTTGGAAAAAGTGAACCTGATGAATCATGTTCTTTTTGGTTCCTTCGGCCTAGCAGGAAATACAAAGGATTACCATCACCCACAGAATTCCTATATTGGTCAAGTGCTCGATACCAAACAGGGGAATCCCTTAACGCTATCCTGCATTTATAGTATCATTGCACAAAAACTGGACATTCCAATCTACGGGATTAATTTACCCAAGCATTTTGTATTGGCGTATATGGATTCAGATGAAGAAGGGAATGAAAATGTGTTGTTTTACATCAACGCCTTTAATCGTGGGCAGGTTATGCAAAAAAGCGATGTAAATTCATTTTTGAAGCAACTGAACCTCAATCCC
Proteins encoded in this window:
- a CDS encoding ABC transporter permease; this translates as MIGNNLKIAWRNMVNNKLYSIIKIGGFAFSIAICILIMLYIRHETSYDKMYPNMERVFRLIVSEPDGDKVRQTFAFPAPAAKTLQEEIPSVELAGRILPNTLFGAGSNLFTVNGRAENYLDKGFVYVDQSILKIFPLPVVQGQLSHALDKPNAIVITKSRAQKYFKGNAVGQTIYLNNNKNVLYNITAVIDDVPSNSSLYGYNYFISLAGEPFYPGEQNNWGATNYITYVKLKENTDIANAQRSISKNYIQDHYILLNKKNGKKISPEMMQSTVLLQNALDMHLHSKNISEYGMATQYQGDIKMVWIFAGIAFFILLIACINFINLSTANAATRAKEIGIRKTIGSNRRTLIIQFMTEAICYSLISLLIGLLLAFLLLPLFNNLANKALFIPWTVWYFVPSLILSMLFIGILAGLYPALYLSGFQPINALKSKSVTNPKSSLLRNGLVIFQFATSIILMISALIANQQISFMLNKDIGFDKDQVIVLRGITGIASQAKELKNELKAIPTVRDVSVGDYIPVQLDGVKRNGNLFWSKGKEDLELGEAGQFWNIDESYLTTFGLKLIAGRNFDPHIASDSTGAIVNKRMIADLGIKGNPIGVKITNGMTWTIIGVVDDFIFESMKDEGYYPVCMTLANSPSMLSIKTKSTDMSETLTNITAVWNKFSPNQKIDYNFLDAGFADLYQDVQRTKNIFSCFAFVAIFVAALGLFGLATYVTQQRTKEIGVRKVLGASSIRLLRLLSGDFIKLVFVALIIATPVAWWAMNQWLTDFNYRIEINWFYFILAGFSAILVAFGTISYQTWKVVRANPVESLRDE
- a CDS encoding ABC transporter permease — encoded protein: MIKNHLKTAWRTLMHNRIYSLSNLIGLTIALLVFMLISSLVIDELSYDRQWGNSNELYRMRVVPKETQEGVKTNISGAPEGLSKVLKTNFPEILGYTTINSSSQKLTIEGLSKQLAEISTLEIDSGFFNLFDTKIIAGNPKQIIAGAKNITLTASAVQKYFSGKDVLGSTFYNKPQEGEPEAYYVNAIIEDIPHNSSFQAEALVLMPKIIEFNPTKAGSLQTQILLLKNTTDINHFSTKINKWYKGQKLNDWAKSFNLFIEPIKDIHLQSITGWENPMQDIYLLVGIATLILILVSINYINLSFAHALKRTQQIGIRKVLGASRKNLILQMGIESTILFASSFLIAFFGYILVSPAFENYLEHPLTMSYQHSLFMCAGLLTTWIILGWLCSLPTALSLSKTQPSLELRKQLSFFRLPLNMAFTKILVVFQFAISIVVAICMMSMRAQLHYLYSKDIGYEPKNLLAINYTSWEGKDQAFKQELLKNSYIASVSLTSWTPFSGSADFKIVKDPQDPNKELPIVFVYADYDYIKTMGIKLINGRPLSADYALDRSYFDSVHNGQPVFTNMLVSEGTAQRLPFKLNKSLELLKNTPVGVFKEFNGASLKFPIGPFAIKAETEWEGGCMLIRVEEGKKKEALALVNRTWNKFFPNRIAQINWQEDQVQNQYNKEKKQYQQLALFTGSSMLIAILGIVAIAIYTLERRVKEIGIRKVLGASVNTITYMISKSFILLLLIAILIAFPIAWWFTHKWLENFFYHIDIPIVLFILTGLFIGLTTLAIIAARIFQTARINPVNSLRDE
- a CDS encoding ABC transporter permease, translated to MIGNNLKIAWRNMAKNKLYSFIKIGGFAFSIAICILIVLYLKHETSYNKFYPAMDRIYRLVVQLPIENKIERWVSLSAPVAPTLKAEIPSIEQTGRILPNPLFGAGSNQLSLNNSPDSHYDDGFVYIDQSILDMFPMPMVSGQLSHALDKPNTLVITKSKAEKYFKNDPIGQTIYLNNNKSKAYTITGVIEDMPNNSTLAGYSFFMSLAGEPFYQGEQTAWLNNNYTVYVKLKPNVNVALAEKEISKNYLEIHYLPEYLKSGRKLNPLFKQAKITLQNALDMHLKSADISDDKVSTLNRGDIRMVWTFATIALFILFIACINFINLSTANAATRAKEIGIRKTIGSPRKLLVVQFLVEAICYSVLSLIIGLFLSWLLLPVFNQLANKSLTIPWVAAYFFPSLLVAILVIGGLAGIYPALYLSKFKPITALKNNVIGAKSSLFRNSLVVFQFATSIILIVGALVTNKQINYILDKDLGFDKEQVVVLRGIGTLSKQLPSLKNELKSLPNVASVSMGDFLPVPIDGAKRNGNPFWVDGRKDLDMATQGQFWEIDQDYLSTFGLHLNKGRNFDPTRATDSSSAIINQKLADELHLKNPIGAKITNGNTWTVIGVVDDFIFESLKEKGYAGLCMTLQGNPSLLSIKVKPQHLKETLADITGVWDKFAPNQQINYSFLDEGFEALYQDVERTKNIFTCFALVAIFVAALGLFGLATYVTQQRTKEIGVRKVLGANAIGLLRLLSGDFIKLVFVALVIATPVAWWAMNQWLTDFNYRIEINWLYFILAGMSAILIALGTISYQTWKAIRANPVDSLRDE
- a CDS encoding helix-turn-helix transcriptional regulator, encoding MTKLGEFLEKKSVNKSRIARKTGLSKARINELTMTETAKLRLDEMYLIALAIDTDPAKMMFELCDHLQLKEIED